One window of the Aquila chrysaetos chrysaetos chromosome 8, bAquChr1.4, whole genome shotgun sequence genome contains the following:
- the LOC115345219 gene encoding uncharacterized protein LOC115345219 isoform X1 yields MVRIPCRNFSKAASSHPPLDEQSWDLFLSHWAGPAHRRLCQRSSPGRALPILVQLLQGRKMNECLANHLPRGHFTTRQQQNTSEGIRNGDVDGRASHLPATPAIAYTGAEHCRAGACVQGKGRSSALGMEKPVHALISRISPLSLETGNLPFPMKAFCPCAALQVHQGKLPVTEFQAQPVQADTGSPESAPCKPCTSQFLHPSLPPFPTRQSVSSTPPYNKNNQEPGARLMEEVLWAENGTAHPPLKHQRLASSARAESRKWDMSLRGRG; encoded by the exons ATGGTGCGCATCCCTTGCAGGAATTTCTCTAAAGCAGCCTCTTCTCATCCTCCCCTAGACGAGCAGAGCTGGGATCTGTTCCTCTCACACTGGGCTGGACCTGCCCACCGGAGACTGTGCCAGCGGAGCAG TCCTGGCAGGGCACTGCCCATCCTCGTGCAGCTGCTGCAAGGGAGGAAGATGAACGAATGCTTAGCAAACCATTTACCAAGAGGGCACTTCACCACCCGACAG CAGCAGAACACATCTGAGGGAATACGCAATGGGGACGTGGATGGGCGTGCTTCCCACCTCCCAGCAACTCCTGCCATTGCGTACACCGGTGCAGAGCACTGCAGGGCTGGCGCCTGTGtgcaggggaaaggaagaagctcAGCACTGGGCATGGAGAAGCCAGTTCATGCCTTGATCTCCCGCATCTCCCCCTTATCTCTGGAAACAGGCAATCTTCCATTTCCAATGAAAGCCTTTTGTCCCTGTGCAGCTCTGCAAGTGCACCAAGGAAAACTCCCCGTAACTGAATTTCAGGCACAGCCAGTGCAGGCAGATACAGGCTCGCCGGAGTCTGCGCCATGCAAACCATGCACCAGTCAGTTCCTCCATCCCAGCCTCCCCCCTTTCCCTACGCGTCAAAGCGTCTCCAGCACACCACC GTATAACAAAAACAACCAGGAGCCTGGAGCGAGGCTGATGGAAGAGGTGCTCTGGGCAGAGAACGGTACAGCGCATCCCCCTCTGAAGCACCAAAGGCTTGCTAGTTCTGCtagagcagaaagcagaaaatgggaCATGTCCCTGCGAGGCCGAGGCTGA
- the LOC115345219 gene encoding uncharacterized protein LOC115345219 isoform X2 → MVRIPCRNFSKAASSHPPLDEQSWDLFLSHWAGPAHRRLCQRSSPGRALPILVQLLQGRKMNECLANHLPRGHFTTRQQNTSEGIRNGDVDGRASHLPATPAIAYTGAEHCRAGACVQGKGRSSALGMEKPVHALISRISPLSLETGNLPFPMKAFCPCAALQVHQGKLPVTEFQAQPVQADTGSPESAPCKPCTSQFLHPSLPPFPTRQSVSSTPPYNKNNQEPGARLMEEVLWAENGTAHPPLKHQRLASSARAESRKWDMSLRGRG, encoded by the exons ATGGTGCGCATCCCTTGCAGGAATTTCTCTAAAGCAGCCTCTTCTCATCCTCCCCTAGACGAGCAGAGCTGGGATCTGTTCCTCTCACACTGGGCTGGACCTGCCCACCGGAGACTGTGCCAGCGGAGCAG TCCTGGCAGGGCACTGCCCATCCTCGTGCAGCTGCTGCAAGGGAGGAAGATGAACGAATGCTTAGCAAACCATTTACCAAGAGGGCACTTCACCACCCGACAG CAGAACACATCTGAGGGAATACGCAATGGGGACGTGGATGGGCGTGCTTCCCACCTCCCAGCAACTCCTGCCATTGCGTACACCGGTGCAGAGCACTGCAGGGCTGGCGCCTGTGtgcaggggaaaggaagaagctcAGCACTGGGCATGGAGAAGCCAGTTCATGCCTTGATCTCCCGCATCTCCCCCTTATCTCTGGAAACAGGCAATCTTCCATTTCCAATGAAAGCCTTTTGTCCCTGTGCAGCTCTGCAAGTGCACCAAGGAAAACTCCCCGTAACTGAATTTCAGGCACAGCCAGTGCAGGCAGATACAGGCTCGCCGGAGTCTGCGCCATGCAAACCATGCACCAGTCAGTTCCTCCATCCCAGCCTCCCCCCTTTCCCTACGCGTCAAAGCGTCTCCAGCACACCACC GTATAACAAAAACAACCAGGAGCCTGGAGCGAGGCTGATGGAAGAGGTGCTCTGGGCAGAGAACGGTACAGCGCATCCCCCTCTGAAGCACCAAAGGCTTGCTAGTTCTGCtagagcagaaagcagaaaatgggaCATGTCCCTGCGAGGCCGAGGCTGA
- the LOC115345219 gene encoding uncharacterized protein LOC115345219 isoform X3: MVRIPCRNFSKAASSHPPLDEQSWDLFLSHWAGPAHRRLCQRSSPGRALPILVQLLQGRKMNECLANHLPRGHFTTRQQQNTSEGIRNGDVDGRASHLPATPAIAYTGAEHCRAGACVQGKGRSSALGMEKPVHALISRISPLSLETGITKTTRSLERG, translated from the exons ATGGTGCGCATCCCTTGCAGGAATTTCTCTAAAGCAGCCTCTTCTCATCCTCCCCTAGACGAGCAGAGCTGGGATCTGTTCCTCTCACACTGGGCTGGACCTGCCCACCGGAGACTGTGCCAGCGGAGCAG TCCTGGCAGGGCACTGCCCATCCTCGTGCAGCTGCTGCAAGGGAGGAAGATGAACGAATGCTTAGCAAACCATTTACCAAGAGGGCACTTCACCACCCGACAG CAGCAGAACACATCTGAGGGAATACGCAATGGGGACGTGGATGGGCGTGCTTCCCACCTCCCAGCAACTCCTGCCATTGCGTACACCGGTGCAGAGCACTGCAGGGCTGGCGCCTGTGtgcaggggaaaggaagaagctcAGCACTGGGCATGGAGAAGCCAGTTCATGCCTTGATCTCCCGCATCTCCCCCTTATCTCTGGAAACAG GTATAACAAAAACAACCAGGAGCCTGGAGCGAGGCTGA